TGCTCATGATTATTCTCATACCCACCTGACTCCACTAATCTCATATTCACTTCATTAGTCCATCAGGGTCTATGCCCAAAGCTTATATAAAATCCTTATCATTATTATGAAGATATAGTGTCTAGATTCTTACTTTCTTTTAATCTTAGTTTCTACATTATTCAGTAGAGTCTCCACAACTATCaaagtgaccttttttttttttttgagttggggGGATTGGGGTcatatctagcagtgttcagaggttactgctgctctctgctcagtaatcactcctggcaggctcaagagaccaaagAAAGGGGAAGCTAGGGATCAAAGATTggctgggggccggagtgatagcgcaagctgtaaggtgccttccttgtccgtgctagcctaggacggaccgtgattcgatccccctggcgtcccatatggtcccccaagccaggaataatttctgagtacatagcaaaaagtaacccctgagtgtcacgggtgtggcccccccacaaaAGATAGATTTTTCATGTATAAAATATGcaccttccctgctatactatctccccagcatcccaatgtaTCCTTTAAAACTATTCATAAACTTGCATATTTGAAACTTTGTataatttcttctctctttttttttgccagaaaaTAGTCCAAACTATTCATTGTGCCCTACAAGATCCCTTCCAGTCTAACACATCCCACTCCCCAAACACAGTCACTTCTTTTATCTTTATAGTACCAACTTATAGTGCTTTAAACTATAGGATCTTAAAAATGTCAACTTTTATTCTACTTAAaggaaacaaaaccataaaagaaaaccCAGTGGCAACCAATATTTAGTAACATCATTTGCTCTTAGTGTTTTACCGATGTATATCAAAAATTGTTATTTACTCTCTTAATTAACCCCAATGAATAGCAACAAAGTAAAGActactatttcttcaatttcatcaatacatttataaatttagctttttaatgttaaaatgttCGAGCGTATATTCAGTAAACCTCCATATTTGGTAATTAGAGAAACCATGCAATTTACTAGTACATTCATTCATACTTCTTgaagattatataaaataataaataaaattagaaaattgaagCCATACATCTAAAAATATCATAGGTATGTGTGTGGGGGGTTGTCACTATTTTCAAAAAAGAGGACATTATCCTTGtagctatcttttctttttctttcaatctctgtctcttttgtttgcttgtttgtttctgttttatttgtttgttttggggccacatatcactgtgatcaggggttaatcaggaatcacttctggtgggctcaggggcatatggaatgctgggaatcaaaccaggctatctgcaagcaagacaatttccttacctgctgtaccaccactccagcttttatgaCTGCTCTTTTTTATAAATTCAACCCTCCTTTTTCTCTCAATCAAGTGGttcctatttatttaatttcatatacTTTGCCCCAAATTCAATATAATTTGATACAAAGTGGGTGCTCAAATAATTGTTGAGAATATGATTACATCATAAATGCTCACTTAATACTAAAGTAACTGACTTGATGATCTTTTGACATAGATATTTAATTCTGATAATAAAATTTCCATCTGGCTACAGGGGAAAAAGTGTGTGTCTAATGTTGGATGGTGAGGGTACAATCACTTGGcaagttaaattttaaatatgatattAAATTGAGAATATTAATCTAACTTGTAGAATAGGGAAACTAGTGTTTAATGGTGACAGCTCAGGTTCTCATTGCACACGAGGTGATCAAATAGTTTGAGGTACAGGATTTTTCCTTGATGCCTTTAGAGTTGTGGGATCAGTTCAGAATGTCTACTTTTACATTTGAGTcagtgttgatgggaatgttgggtGGTTTAGCATccatggaaaataatatataaatttctaaaaaaaatagtaatagaacTTCAATATAATCTAGATTCTactttttgtagaaaaaaatataaaaatcactatTTTAAAACATCAATCTATGCCTATTCTTTTTTGCACACTACATACAATGTTCAAAATATTGAAACAACCCAAAATATCCTGTTATAGATGTACATATAAAGTTGTGGTGTGgcatgatggaatactatgcaattatAGAAAAGTGAGTATCttgcaatttgttgcaacatgTATGACACTAAAAGATATCAATTAAGGACAACAAATCAGAAGGTTAAAGACAAATCCTAGATGATCTTTCTCCTCTCTGTCATGTACAAAATCAAATCAAGATAATAGAGAGTGTCAATTACTGACAACCCCTTAGCTTTGAATTTCAAAACTGAGGTTTCTAAGCCATAGGGGACAACGCAGGGTAGAAATAAACAGGAGTGTCTAGAAGTGACCTCAATAATGGAGGGTTTAGACACTGGTGGTAGGGCAGGCAGTAACATCAAAATCATATCAATTAATATGATTGTAACCATGCTATTGAAACTACACAACAAAATCATATTTCAAGTGTAGGGTTTGTGGAGATGGTTCAAATTGCATGTATGCATATTCTAATTTTGTGAGGCTCAGGTTTGAAGCTAAGCACCATGTCTCCAaagcaattgctgagcacagcaTTAAGAGTAACCTCTTCACAACTGGGTATtacccaaaaaataattttaaaaaaggaaatatttcaaaGTTATAGCTCTCTTGGGcatatataaagttataaagaAGTTAACTAGTATAAATTAATTCATGTTAGATACAATATGGATTCATTTATATTGGGTAGAGACTATCTAGTCCACAGACACTGCCATACAATACTGGCATAAATTATGAGGTCTGATAACTGCAGATGATGTGACAGAAACATGTGCTTCTCTGTTGGCTGTCCATGGCAACCTGTGAATGTAAACACCTCTAATGGCCTTTGATGAGAAAAAGATTTTATGCCCCCAATTTATAGATATACACATTCAATATACTTTGAAGGACTTTCTACATATTTTAATCTATGATTTATGCCATATTACATGTTCAATATAATTTACATGTAGTATTTTGAACTTATACTGAGCTAGTGTGGGTCCTGTGGAAATTGCTGGGGAAAACTGAGATGAAATTTAAGTTTTCAATGTATGTCCTAGCTAATTATTCTaaagaatatttaagaaaatatatagtattttgtCCATTCTTCATGTCCCATAGAAAGTATGgcacagagaaaaaatacaaaaccagaTTACATAACAACCAGATTACATAACCAAGGCCTTCTTACCAATATCTtgcttttatctatttatctggTTCTGGGTCTTAGTTTTACTCAACTGGAAAATTAGAGTAGGAACTCCTCTGTAAACCTTACATGTTTTGTAAGAAACTAAGATAATAATAGGCTCATTAACCATGCAGACAAATGCAGTCACCGTGTTTGAACTGGGCCAGctcatagactcactcttcttgaatgagatgtaaactgagctgtgaaagaATATGACTGTACTGACCCAACAGCACAAAGCTAGGTATATCAAGAGGAGAAAATGGCCCAAGCCCCCACCCTGAGGAAACCATGCCTGCtgcttccatcacccagaatAACCATTTATCCAATGGCATGCCTCATCACTAactctatatgatcccctgaggaaATACAAATCTCACCACACTGCAGGTACACCAGTTGTTGGGCAGATATCAACAGTACATTTTTCAGAGTAAGTATGGGCACCCTCCCCATATCATCCTTCCTTTAAGAAAGCCAGGCAGCTGAAACGCCCACAAACACAATCTCCTTTTTCCAGGAGGCCAGACCACTGAGCATATGCCCCTAATAATTGTATTATCCTAGCTTTGATtttctggacaatttcatttgtttgatgctttcatacctaaggggaaaaaaagtaacAGACTGGATATTCAAGAGCttcctaaaccttctgctattgtacattttcacaataattttcacaaatgtgcctgCACatgttccttttccttccttccttccttccttccttccttccttccttccttccttccttccttccttccttccttccttccttccttccttcttccttcttccttccttccttcctccttatctccttctttttccttccttccttccttccttccttccttccttccttccttccttcctttttcccattcttccctccttccttccctccttcctttcttcactctttccctccttccctccctctttccctccttccttccttttttccttcctttcttcattctttccctcctgccccctctttcctccttccttcccaccttccttccttcattcacttccccttccttccctccttccttccctcttcctttcttctctccttccttcccttttccttccttccctgcttccttccctcttcttttcttccctgcttccttccctcttccttccttcctttccttctttccctccttcctttcttccctcctttcccccctcttcctttcttccttccctccttcctttctttcctctttccctccttcctttcttcccttcttcctcccttgctcccttcctccctctttccttacctcttcccttctttcttccttccctccttccttcttttcctcctttcttcctagttccttccttctctcctttcctccttctcccctccttccctctttctttccttctttctttgcttgctccttccctccctccctcctttcttcgctctctccttcctccttccctccctccttctttctttctctcctttcttcctccttccttccttctttccttccttcttcctctaccattattttattttacttttttttcaataactttgcttttacttatctggaaatagATGTATTATAATtaactatgccaactatgtgatgcattttctttaaataaataataaagatcatACATAGTTACACATAAAGAAATAACATGTACTGTGGAActattaaatataatacaaagaaatatatctACTTTTGCTTGTCTACAATTTACagactttagaaaaatatttctatagcttacatattcaagatattttaaacagaaaaccTGTGTGTAGGGGCTGGTAGATAACTAAGATAGGGTAGAGCGTAAAGAGGTAAAGCACCTCTGCCTTATACATGGGTGACCTCAGTTTTATCACCAGCAATGCCAGTAATAACCACTGAGTACAACCAGCTATAACCCTAACAatacccccaaaaaacagaacaacaataTGACAAACCTGTaagtaaatgtgtttttaatataCCTTATAGACCTGTCAACTGTAGCAGCTCTCATCTACTAACTCAAACATGAGAGGGAAAAAGACTCATGAAAGCAGTGTCTAAACCACAAAGTCCTTTGTAGACATAAGATTGCTGACACTCAGTTAAGACACATTCTTCTAGTCTTGCCATAGACACACAGGCTCAAAACTTAAGCCCAGATTTCTCAATCATAATTCTGGTTTTTCtcataattatcattatttttggagttggggccacaccaggggattatttctagctctgcactcaggaatcactccttgaggtacttgggggaccaaattggatgtcagggatcaaacccggtcgaccgcatgcagggcaaacaccctccttactgtgctattgcccagCCCTCTTATTTGTTAAACTGACTTCTTTATTCAATGTACTGATTTCTTTAAACTACTTGTAAAGGTGtatcaaacaataataataaaaaaaactatctgaAGTTTTACATggatcattttaaaaacaaacaaaaaactaaacaacaaccaTACAATCTGTAATCTATAGCAGATACTGGTGATGTCTTGCCCTGTCATTGGATAAGCTGAGCAAACTTGctgcaaagaaaaatgttttgttttctggcaGTTTCCCACATCATATATTCATGCCTGTCTTCTTgcctctctctggcctttttctttttgcacagagGTGTGACAGGAAAATCAAATGAGGGAAAACACCAGAGTAGAATTTATACCCCTAGAGCTAATCTCAACCTGGCCAGATGTGTTGGGGGTAGAGGGAGTAAGAAGTATGATTTCCAGTGCCTCTTCTCAACAGCATTTGCAAATTCATGCTGAACTCACATTATCTCCACAAAACTCTAAGAGGCAATTAGTATCTGCTTTCCATTTGAGTCTTCAGGGCATGCTTCAAAATGTGAGTGAGGTAAAGTGATGCGTAACTGGCAAGTGTATAAACATATGAAAAATGGCCATTTGTGATTATGTCTGGCCTATCTTCTTCTCAGAATTTTAATTAATCCCTCCAAAACCACAATCCAAGTGTCTGCCTTGACAAAAGTCATGTGAGTGGTTCTACTACATGGTGCTCCTTTGCAGAAACAGAAAAACTTCAAATGTATCTCAGTAGGCAAATTTATAATCCCTTTTAGGAGAGTGACTCTAAAATATTACTTCTGACCCTTCTCATCTATCCTATCAACTTATATCACTCAGAAAACATACTATTTTCTTCTCTGAGTCTTCAAATGCCCTTtagcccaaagaaataaaatctgtcaatggcaaaaaaaaaaaaaatgttttctatgagCAAACTTATCACCTGGTATTTATTGAGCACTCTGATGGTTTTTGGCATGTTTGCAACCTAGAAAACCAGTCAAATAATTTAGTgcacaaattttatttctaaataaataaataatgtgtatGCCAAATATGAgatgaaagaggaagaaatagtTGCCTACTGACATAAAGGGAAAAGTGCCAGTATTTGAAAATTACATGTTAATATGTTGTTTAGGTTTGTCTGCACCTATTTCTAAGTAGATAAAAGCACCTGTAGAACTCATGATAATAATTTGAATATGATATTTTCTCCTAGCAATCATGCATTTCAAATTTCATCTTACATTGATTTTTGAAATATCCACACTAACTTCTTATTTTCCAGTTTCAAATACgcttagatttatatttttatcatcatcTTATTTATTTGGTGTTATGCAGACAGATGCAATTTATccctaataaaaataagattaaaataataaatttgagcTCGGCCAGGCGGAACCTGCTGGGTGGGtgtccggcccggcccggcccgcgaAAGAACTTTTTCCTCCCCGTTTCTCCAGCCCCTTCGAGCCTCGCCCCTCGCCCTCGCCCCGCCTGGCAGCCGCGTCCGGCCTTCTCCTCCCGCACCTCCTCCGCGGCCGGGTCTCCCTCGCAAACGCGGCGGTAATTCGCCTGCCGCCACCGCCACCatcaccgccgccgccgccgcgcctgGTGCGGCCCGCCCCGCTGCAGGGATGTGCGACAAGGAGTTCATGTGGGCCCTGAAGAACGGGGACCTGGACGAGGTGAAAGACTACGTGGCCAAGGGAGAAGACGTCAACCGGACACTAGAAGGTGGACGGAAGCCTCTTCATTATGCAGCAGATTGTGGGCAGCTGGAAATCCTGGAATTTCTGCTGCTCAAAGGAGCAGATATTAATGCTCCAGATAAACATCATATTACTCCTCTTCTGTCTGCTGTGTACGAAGGTCATGTGTCCTGCGTGAAATTACTTCTGTCAAAGGGTGCCGATAAGACTGTGAAAGGTCCAGATGGACTAACTGCCTTTGAAGCCACTGACAACCAGGCAATCAAAGCTCTTCTTCAGTGATGGACAGATGGGCTGACAGCTCTCGAAGAATGACTCTCCTGTGGCCTCACACTGCTGCCTGTTTGTCTGTCACTCTATCTGCCAGCTTCTACAGCtcaattcttctagagggtcgaGGGGAGAGAGAAATTCATTACCCATCAGACtaccagaaaaaaatatgagGTGGAGGAGGGGAGAAACCATGATCGGGCTTTGATTAAGGTTCCTGATCAAGTCAGCCCCTTTTCTGTTTCTAATAAAATAGACAGCTCATGCTCAAGGCAGAGCCAGGACAAAACATGCGTTCTCATTTGACCTTTTTAGCTCCCCAGCTAAACTTAATAGATTGTGTCCAGGTCTGATTATACAAAGGCCAACTCTCCATATTCATTCGGTAGCCATAACTGCCAGCAGGAGTGGCTGTCGCAATCTAAACTTAGGGTGCTGATATAAGCAATTCGCTCTAGCCTTCTGCCTTAAGATGCACTCTACTCTATTggggatcccctggcatctcagagCGCTGCCTGTGGTTGGTGACCAAATTTTCCCTCGGTGACTCTCAGCTTTACGTGAAAGGTCAGTTAAGGTGAAAAGGGGTACACCCCTAAATTGCTAGATGACTGAACTTTGGATTTCCTCTCCCCTTTCACATGAGTTCCATTGGTCTTTACATAAAACTGACTCACTGtatttataaaatcttaatttttggaagtctaaagaagaaataaatcattcctgtatgcttttttttccttaaccTCCTCTAGATTTAAGACATTTCTATAACACTGCAACACTTTCAAACTCCTGCTGGTAGTAGAAAAGGAGATTTAAAAATAGACTCATAGCCATAGCCTGTTTGTATTGTATAAGGAGTAAACGGTTGTCTTAGAAATCTATGGATTTTCTTCATTTGTGGTTTGAATGGACGGGCCTCAGTTAATGCTGGAGAATGTGAGGACAAGTTCTTTAGAATGCCTTTCTCAGACTCATCTTGGATGCTGATGATTTAATTGCACCAAAGCTGCCACTGGGTGAGATTTACTGTCTGAACAGACTTAACCCCATCTTTCAGAAATAGGCTTGTTACCAAGTTTCTCTTAAGTGTGGCAAGACTTCTGCTGAACATATGCCACCCCAGACTGCATACTTAACTTTTCTAATCATCACCTTAAAGTTCTTAGAAAGACAATGCCCCCAAAAAACCATGTTCTATGACCTTCAGAAATATTTAGCTATTTAGATAcattttcagatatttatttCATAAGACAGTGCAGCTTAAGGCATAGAACCTTAAATTTGCTATCTGACATTGAAAACATttaagatttggggccagagtgatagtacttgtatgtggctgaccctggtttgatcccccagtgtcccatatggtcccctaagcctgccaggagtgattcctgagtgcagatccaggaataactcctaggcaccaccaggtgtgacctgaaaaacaaaataataataatttaaaaagtcaagATTTCTTTGAGTTGCCATCCATCTGATTACTAAAAAAGATTAGGGTCTTTCCTTAGCCAAATCATGCAATAATTGAATGTacctcaaatttttaaaaagtatgggGGGGTGGGTTAGAGACTTGTACTCTGTGGatagtcattattttttaaaggcaaTGTAGCATTCTTCAGCAGGGTTAAACAGTTTCAAGAACAGTCAGCCTGGTAATAACAAATTTTACCGACCAGTTGCTGATTGGTGTAGGgatagtgtgtgtgtgcgtgtgtgcgtgagCTCCATGAACCCTTTTTTTATCTTGTGACTTTTTCACTTACAACTAATTTAGCCTTGTAATTTTCCTGCAGCAAGAAAACAATCACAAAACAGTGATTTAAGTACTTTGACATGTTTGGCTACTGCTGCTGTCTTAGTGCAGGTTGTTTGAGTTGGATTAAAAATTAGTACTTGACTACATCACTGAACTGAACTATGGAGCTAATTCTCGTCGGGGGCAGTGGAGGGCACTCTTCCAGGCCATCAGAACAGTGATGAGGTGTTGGGTATCTTTGGTTTCCCCTCTTGCTGACATGTGCTATTAAAGGTTTGGATTTTCCCCCTCGGCGCGgttctttttacctttctttacTTCCAGAGTATCTTGTAGTCGTTGGCAGAGAGTGTGCTGTCCTATCCTACCTGAACCTGGTCTGCATTTTTCCAGTCACTGGACAAGAAACCGTGTGATTCTGTACAGTTGATCCCAGTGCCCTTGTCATGCAGTAGAGGCTACTTcgccttcccttttctttcttagcCATTTGTAAACCCCACAATTATGGAGCAGTTGCTTAAGAAAATAACCTCAAAATATAGAGTAGACTGACCAAGATGgtttagtttcttttaaaaaaaaaaactcagttatttataattatttctgaACCACTTGGCAGAGAAATTCACAACACTTAATGTTTATAGTTTTTGAGTAAAGGAAACTAAAATCATGTCTGCTTTTTAGTATCACATGCATTAATGAAAGATTAAGTAATTTTGTTCTCCACTATTTAACATCTCAGAAAAAAAGTTTGCATGTTCTGTAGTTTTGTATTAAGTCTTTCATTTTGTATGCACTATATCAAATAGTAACAGGTGACTTCTCTGTTACGTCAGCGTACTACCACCCCCCACCCTTGCAGCTTCAGGCTGGTATCTGTAGACTTGAAGTTCAAGTACAACACCTGAATAGTAGTGGTAGTACAGGCAGTTCTCCTGTGCACTGCTCACTGTCTAAATCCAGTGGACAACGAACAAGAGACATGGCAGTGTAGACACTGCCAGCAAGTGGGCCtattagtcatttatttttcccaaataatgagttctaaatttatatgtatctgtttaattttctttcataaaaactTCTGCTGAGCTGCTGTTTTCTTCCCTGCAATA
This window of the Suncus etruscus isolate mSunEtr1 chromosome 6, mSunEtr1.pri.cur, whole genome shotgun sequence genome carries:
- the LOC126010783 gene encoding myotrophin encodes the protein MCDKEFMWALKNGDLDEVKDYVAKGEDVNRTLEGGRKPLHYAADCGQLEILEFLLLKGADINAPDKHHITPLLSAVYEGHVSCVKLLLSKGADKTVKGPDGLTAFEATDNQAIKALLQ